A single Planctomycetota bacterium DNA region contains:
- a CDS encoding fibronectin type III domain-containing protein, with amino-acid sequence MAEAKKAGTAQAFLAAHGEKLGLGVAAAALLGYLVLGVLMAQEDRAPSEVRREVERLSRERQNGDAQYDPPAPEPWAARAVEPWNNVIASARGANDFAATGLPEIRAKAIERPKVAVKEVKVPPVTLGPVDVGLDGVTISWDVKAFTRQEELALQKEFDLLKYSHFSVEREVAGSGKWEILADKLPPTTKNFKDTRIEPKTKYNYRVKAYVEPDKQGRKPREGDPVVLSLPSPVQTLGIFRVTFINPGRVPGQDAYQVWVKIEKHDRELGPVEIRQFQRPGEKIGWWPEGQGGEPTSMHPISRGGRAHTVDFNTGMTLVSIKPTTVTLEITKCKKQITAQGAGQCQFVKEKRVFHDIYEIVVSEGGAEQTLLIPNPKDSPRARDEFCEIHGGVRPAGGAPDKPEKAEAPQK; translated from the coding sequence ATGGCCGAGGCGAAGAAGGCGGGCACGGCGCAGGCGTTTCTGGCCGCCCACGGGGAAAAGCTCGGGCTGGGCGTTGCGGCCGCGGCGCTGCTGGGCTACCTCGTGCTGGGCGTCCTGATGGCCCAGGAAGACCGGGCCCCTTCGGAAGTCCGGCGCGAGGTGGAGCGCCTTTCGCGCGAGCGCCAGAACGGCGACGCGCAGTACGACCCTCCGGCCCCCGAGCCCTGGGCGGCCCGGGCGGTGGAACCCTGGAATAACGTCATCGCCAGCGCCCGGGGCGCCAACGACTTCGCCGCCACGGGCCTCCCCGAAATCCGCGCCAAGGCGATCGAGCGGCCGAAGGTCGCGGTCAAGGAGGTCAAAGTCCCGCCCGTCACGCTCGGGCCGGTGGACGTGGGTCTGGACGGCGTGACGATCAGCTGGGACGTCAAAGCCTTCACGCGCCAGGAGGAGCTGGCGCTCCAGAAGGAATTCGATCTTCTCAAGTACAGCCACTTCAGCGTCGAACGGGAGGTGGCCGGCTCCGGCAAATGGGAAATTTTGGCCGACAAGCTGCCCCCCACGACCAAGAACTTCAAGGACACCCGGATCGAGCCCAAGACGAAGTACAACTACCGCGTCAAGGCCTACGTGGAGCCCGACAAGCAGGGCCGCAAGCCCCGCGAGGGAGATCCGGTGGTGCTTTCGCTCCCCAGCCCCGTTCAGACGCTGGGGATTTTCCGGGTGACTTTCATCAATCCGGGACGCGTTCCCGGACAGGACGCCTATCAGGTGTGGGTGAAGATCGAGAAGCACGACCGCGAGCTGGGGCCCGTTGAAATCCGCCAGTTCCAGCGTCCCGGGGAGAAGATCGGCTGGTGGCCCGAGGGTCAGGGCGGCGAGCCCACGTCGATGCACCCGATTTCCAGAGGCGGCCGGGCCCACACCGTGGACTTCAACACGGGCATGACGCTCGTATCGATCAAACCCACGACCGTGACGCTCGAGATCACGAAGTGCAAGAAGCAGATCACGGCGCAGGGGGCGGGGCAGTGCCAGTTCGTCAAGGAGAAGCGGGTCTTCCACGACATTTACGAGATCGTCGTGTCCGAAGGAGGAGCGGAGCAGACGCTTCTGATCCCCAATCCGAAGGACAGCCCCCGGGCCCGGGACGAGTTCTGCGAAATCCACGGAGGCGTCCGTCCCGCCGGAGGCGCGCCGGACAAGCCCGAGAAGGCGGAGGCGCCGCAGAAATAG
- a CDS encoding tetratricopeptide repeat protein, which translates to MMPIRILALALAVALAACSSGAAPSSSAEPAPSAPPEREPQRMPEPAAGAPAGQAAGAEWEEILRKLRSSHEVSEQQKGAQADEHYRLAMRYYEAGDFDKAARECEKALQINGNHLGAQALLKEVNFLLGRGAVTPVTAEYDKFMREAQVRHQQTILEIDGALSRGTRHYNRGEYDAAEREFRKILEYAKWMPTGVELETRRKQALEMLERTKEASKNRSIEEEKARQKMIEEEKAREDLRRLIDQKRELELLFGQAQMHFEREEYERCIMVCDKILYINPNVTSVAEMRNVAQRLRHSRAARENLKNYVEEWKRTFEQIELNGIVQAQDLEFPDMETWKELVSKRKPKGIAQLDEDIKPEDKEILDKLRALRITIDMQDAPLTEVVNYIRDISGLNFHIAGVENPQETRIQSFKVTDIPIDAALKLMLGPRQLGHTVRDGIVLITPLDQLKKAVKLELYDVQDLTYGMQDFPGVDISLAQDAIGTTIAQGEETRAQFTGEDLATLIKNTIHKNEWEEADGKSIQFSSGLLIVRNSIEVHRAVRKFLSDLRASTSMLVAVEARFLLVEDDFLQQVGMDFRDVNGARVQGITTLADINPTMAINPPFLPAGSVVTLPATSAGITGVFGDSVQRSMGARIQQIMTGDFLVQRFFNTVLSPLGGATLQYTLLDDISLETIIRLISKSERSHVLTAPKLTLFNTQRGNFRISNQMAYVRDYDVQIATAAVALDPIVDVVSDGISLDVRPVVSADRRFVTLELRPTIATLFPRPPNIFTITTNVTAPGAVVTDPLPVNIETPIINIQRIRTTVVVPDRGTLMLGGLTVMFDEDAESSIPIWRSIPIVGNLGSMKVKGLQRQQTLIIVRVRIIIPDEEERRRF; encoded by the coding sequence ATGATGCCGATTCGGATCCTCGCCCTCGCCCTCGCGGTCGCGCTGGCGGCCTGTTCGTCGGGCGCCGCGCCGTCGTCCTCGGCGGAGCCCGCGCCGTCCGCGCCGCCGGAGCGCGAGCCCCAGAGGATGCCGGAGCCCGCGGCGGGAGCGCCCGCCGGCCAGGCGGCCGGGGCGGAGTGGGAGGAGATCCTCCGCAAGCTTCGTTCCTCCCACGAGGTGAGCGAGCAGCAGAAGGGCGCGCAGGCGGATGAGCACTACCGCCTGGCCATGCGCTACTACGAGGCGGGAGATTTCGACAAGGCCGCCCGCGAGTGCGAAAAGGCCCTCCAGATCAACGGGAACCATCTCGGCGCGCAGGCGCTTCTCAAGGAAGTGAATTTCCTCCTGGGACGCGGCGCCGTCACCCCCGTCACGGCCGAGTACGACAAGTTCATGCGGGAGGCTCAGGTCCGGCACCAGCAGACGATCCTGGAGATCGACGGAGCCCTCTCGCGGGGAACCCGGCACTACAACCGGGGCGAATACGACGCCGCCGAGCGCGAGTTCCGCAAGATCCTCGAATACGCCAAGTGGATGCCCACGGGGGTCGAGCTGGAAACGCGCCGAAAGCAGGCCCTGGAAATGCTGGAGCGGACCAAGGAAGCGAGCAAGAACCGCTCGATCGAGGAGGAAAAGGCGCGCCAGAAGATGATCGAGGAGGAAAAGGCGCGCGAGGACCTCCGCCGCCTCATCGACCAGAAGCGGGAGCTGGAGCTCCTGTTCGGCCAGGCGCAGATGCATTTCGAGCGCGAGGAATACGAGCGCTGCATCATGGTCTGCGACAAGATCCTCTACATCAACCCGAACGTCACGTCCGTCGCGGAGATGCGCAACGTGGCCCAGCGGCTCCGGCACAGCCGCGCCGCGCGCGAAAACCTGAAGAACTACGTCGAGGAGTGGAAGCGGACCTTCGAGCAGATCGAACTCAACGGCATCGTCCAGGCTCAGGATCTGGAATTCCCGGACATGGAGACCTGGAAGGAGCTCGTCTCCAAGCGCAAGCCCAAGGGGATCGCCCAGCTCGACGAAGACATCAAGCCCGAGGACAAGGAGATCCTCGACAAGCTCAGGGCGCTGCGGATCACGATCGACATGCAGGACGCGCCGCTGACGGAGGTGGTCAACTACATCCGCGACATCAGCGGCCTGAACTTCCACATCGCCGGCGTCGAGAATCCGCAGGAAACCCGCATCCAGTCGTTCAAGGTGACGGACATCCCGATCGACGCCGCGCTCAAGCTCATGCTCGGGCCCCGACAGCTCGGCCACACGGTCCGCGACGGAATCGTCCTGATCACCCCGCTCGACCAGCTCAAGAAGGCGGTCAAGCTCGAGCTGTACGACGTGCAGGACCTGACCTACGGCATGCAGGACTTCCCGGGCGTGGACATCTCGCTCGCCCAGGACGCCATCGGCACCACGATCGCCCAGGGCGAGGAGACGCGCGCCCAGTTCACGGGCGAGGACCTGGCCACCCTCATCAAGAACACGATCCACAAGAACGAGTGGGAGGAAGCCGACGGGAAATCCATCCAGTTCAGCAGCGGTCTGCTCATCGTGCGCAACTCGATCGAGGTGCACCGGGCGGTGCGGAAGTTCCTCTCGGACCTTCGGGCCTCGACGAGCATGCTCGTGGCCGTGGAAGCGCGGTTCCTCCTGGTGGAGGACGACTTCCTCCAGCAGGTGGGCATGGACTTCCGCGACGTCAACGGCGCGCGGGTCCAGGGCATCACGACGCTGGCGGATATCAACCCGACGATGGCGATCAACCCGCCGTTCCTCCCGGCCGGCTCGGTGGTGACGCTGCCGGCGACCTCGGCGGGCATCACCGGCGTCTTCGGAGATTCGGTCCAGCGCTCGATGGGAGCCCGCATCCAGCAGATCATGACGGGCGACTTCCTCGTCCAGCGGTTCTTCAACACCGTGCTTTCCCCCCTGGGCGGGGCCACGCTCCAGTACACGCTGCTCGACGACATTTCGCTGGAGACGATCATCCGGCTCATCTCCAAGAGCGAGCGCAGCCACGTCCTGACCGCGCCCAAGCTCACGCTCTTCAACACCCAGCGCGGCAACTTCCGCATTTCCAACCAGATGGCCTACGTGCGGGACTACGACGTCCAGATCGCCACGGCCGCCGTGGCGCTCGATCCCATCGTGGACGTGGTCTCCGACGGCATCTCGCTGGACGTGCGTCCCGTGGTCAGCGCGGACCGGCGGTTCGTGACGCTGGAACTCCGGCCCACGATCGCCACCCTCTTCCCGCGGCCGCCCAACATCTTCACGATCACGACCAACGTCACGGCTCCGGGCGCGGTCGTCACGGACCCCCTGCCCGTCAACATCGAAACGCCGATCATCAACATCCAGCGCATCCGCACGACCGTCGTCGTGCCGGACCGGGGCACGCTCATGCTGGGCGGCCTCACGGTCATGTTCGACGAGGACGCGGAAAGCTCGATCCCGATCTGGCGCTCGATCCCCATCGTGGGCAACCTCGGATCCATGAAGGTCAAGGGCCTCCAGCGCCAGCAGACGCTCATCATCGTGCGGGTCCGCATCATCATCCCCGACGAAGAGGAGCGCCGCCGGTTCTAG